A section of the Oncorhynchus tshawytscha isolate Ot180627B linkage group LG09, Otsh_v2.0, whole genome shotgun sequence genome encodes:
- the LOC112257264 gene encoding BRCA1-associated protein-like: protein MRIGPRTLERAAVLHHHIGSRTMGDMVIETFPPNPGEQTGAEGEEGGGAQPLEDQPDGRGPTEGPTDVSAEGTEVAPDSPSKQLPDQISFFSGNPSVEIVHGIMHLYKTNKMTSLTEDMRRSAMLCILTVPSTMTRHDLMKFVAPFYDVMEHMKIIRDSTPNQYMVLIKFSSQADADSFYTACNGCTFNSIEDAVCQLVYVERAEVIKSEQGASLPVIELAELPKCTVCLERMDESVNGVLTTLCNHSFHSLCLQRWEDASCPVCRYCQTPEPVEDNKCFECGVQENLWICGHIGCGRYVSRHAYKHFEETQHTYAIQLTHHRVWDYAGNNYFHRLVASKTDGKMVQYGCEGETCQEEKINALQLEYSHLLTSQLESQLIYWENKIDHLEKDTAEEISNLKAKFKETIDRCDNLERRLGELAKDKQSMDKKCGQLSTRVTKLVQDLKEEQEMNRCLRASQVQLQAQLAEDEHKARETGERKDRVIAELQEQLRDVMFYLETQQQIGLPPETRTEIQEGHINIGAAATPAPGPSTAIGRGRRGRSKKGRERLDPNSGGERD, encoded by the exons ATGCGAATAGGTCCGCGCACG TTGGAGAGAGCAGCCGTCTTACATCATCACATCGGCAGCAGAACCATGGGAGACATGGTCATCGAGACCTTCCCACCCAATCCTG GTGAGCAGactggggcagagggagaggagggtggaggagccCAACCCCTAGAGGATCAACCAGACGGGAGGGGTCCTACTGAGGGCCCTACAGATGTCAGTGCCGAGGGCACAGAGGTGGCTCCAGACTCGCCCTCCAAGCAGCTTCCAGACCAGATCTCCTTCTTCAGTGGAAACCCCTCAGTGGAGATTGTCCACGGCATCATGCACCTCTACAAGACCAA CAAGATGACATCACTGACGGAGGACATGCGTCGCAGTGCCATGCTGTGTATCCTGACCGTACCCTCCACCATGACAAGACACGACCTCATGAAGTTTGTGGCACCATTTTATGATGTCATGGAGCACATGAAGATCATACGAGACTCCACCCCTAACCAGTACATGGTGCTGATCAAGTTTAGTAGCCAG gcTGATGCAGATAGTTTCTACACAGCGTGTAATGGCTGTACGTTCAACTCCATAGAGGATGCAGTCTGCCAGCTGGTCTATGTGGAGAGAGCTGAGGTCATCAAGTCTGAGCAG GGCGCCAGTCTTCCAGTGATTGAGCTGGCAGAGCTTCCTAAGTGTACCGTGTGTCTGGAGAGGATGGATGAGTCAGTGAATGGGGTACTCACTACACTCTGTAACCACAGCTTCCACAGCCTGTGTCTGCAACGCTGGGAGGATGCCTC GTGTCCTGTGTGTCGGTATTGTCAGACCCCAGAGCCTGTAGAGGATAACAAGTGCTTTGAATGTGGAGTTCAGGAG AACCTTTGGATCTGTGGTCATATCGGCTGCGGTCGCTATGTCAGTCGTCATGCCTACAAACACTTTGAGGAGACGCAACACACGTACGCCATACAGCTCACTCACCACCGTGTCTGGGACTATGCTGGAA ataacTATTTTCACAGGCTGGTGGCCAGTAAGACTGATGGGAAGATGGTTCAGTATGGGTGTGAAGGAGAAACCTGTCAAGAGGAGAAGATAAATGCTCTGCaactagag TACTCTCACCTGCTAACGAGTCAGCTGGAGTCCCAGCTCATTTACTGGGAGAATAAGATTGATCACCTGGAGAAGGACACAGCAGAGGAG atcaGCAACCTGAAGGCCAAGTTTAAGGAGACCATAGATCGATGTGATAACCTGGAGCGTCGGCTGGGAGAGCTGGCCAAGGACAAACAGAGCATGGACAAGAA GTGTGGTCAGTTGTCGACCCGTGTGACGAAACTTGTTCAGGACCTGAAAGAGGAACAGGAAATGAATCGCTGTCTGAGAGCCAGTCAGGTTCAGCTACAGGCCCAGTTGGCTGAAGATGAGCACAAGGCTAGAGAGACTG GCGAGCGTAAGGACAGGGTGATAGCAGAGCTCCAGGAGCAGCTGAGAGATGTCATGTTTTACCTGGAGACTCAGCAGCAGATAGGTCTGCCTCCAGAGACCAGGACTGAGATACAGGAAGGACACATCAACATAGGCGCAGCAGCCACTCCCGCCCCAGGACCCTCCACCGCCATAGGCCGAGGCCGCAGGGGGCGGTCcaaaaaggggagggagagactagaTCCTAattctgggggagagagagactag
- the LOC112257484 gene encoding N-alpha-acetyltransferase 25, NatB auxiliary subunit isoform X3 — MHRPELVTKLYEAAVKKVPLSEEYHSHLFMAYARVGEYKKMQQAGMALYKTVPKNPYYFWSVMSLVMQAISAQDEKLAQTMFLPLAERMVEKMVKEEKIEAEAEVQLYFMILERLGKYVEALDMVRGPLGEKLTSELQSRENKCMMMYQRLQLWPECNALSYKLLLKNPDEWQFYLSYFDSLFHLMDKSWSPPNEEEHCVEGPVHTTVAEAVKFVVDRMEEEDKKDSRPLRGPYMACLELIHRLRQRGCPDEEELGDPLELMLQFFGKFGDKPCCITDLKIYLHLLPPEQHTQFENRLGELVPLGEVGEDGFGFPGDTKALQRHLCVCQLSRVLGLQHTLDTEGKLCLITELKAHYHYGLQFGKSCLKTELQFSDTYCLMVAHVYIDLWTETGDENMLWQCLGVLEEGLSYSPSNAQFKLLLLLLFCRLGAFQPVVDLYSSLDAKHVQHDTIGYLLTRYAGSLGQFAAASQSYNFSLRFFHSNQKDTSEYIIQAYKYGAFEKIPEFIAFRTRLNQSLHFAQVRTERMLLDLYTEADITSSLEESVKAMGLCPEEDDIPWDNMRDNRDLTVLFSWDPKDRELTEEHRRLSLEEESVWLKVRSLTLRLLASLALLGHAPSKRNSDKTNENGVSAKSSTLQTLLSQLDLTLQTAAQITEKQTQYPFLGPPSSRLASALSSGSCHCQASALQLSLTLQELETTGLDDSSELQTQICNSFKSLIVQLQELLSRCKGDVLEMKDSRLMTQPSLLETLVFFVETVCVVLWVASYSASVLRPLKSSLQKKKKKKTKDSSTAMPVVLSGFQEWTGSLQGIVTQALDHVKGQEASLTALKLAALTLGVGHAQTQEECGFTRAAMDKVQTSYLGSLQELGDLLRKRADSLKSLKF, encoded by the exons ATGCACCgcc CTGAGTTGGTGACTAAGCTGTATGAAGCTGCGGTGAAGAAGGTTCCCCTCAGCGAGGAGTATCACTCTCACCTGTTCATGGCCTACGCCCGTGTTGGAGAGTACAAGAAGATGCAGCAG GCGGGGATGGCCTTGTATAAGACCGTTCCTAAGAACCCCTACTACTTCTGGTCTGTCATGAGTCTGGTCATGCAG gccaTTTCTGCGCAGGATGAGAAGTTGGCCCAGACCATGTTCCTGCCTCTGGCTGAACGCATGGTGGAGAAGATGGTGAAGGAGGAGAAGATCGAGGCTGAGGCTGAGGTTCAACTGTACTTTATGATCCTGGAGCGGCTGGGGAAGTATGTGGAGGCTCTGGACATGGTCCGCGGTCCACTGGGAG AGAAGTTGACCAGTGAGTTGCAGAGCAGGGAGAATAAGTGTATGATGATGTACCAACGACTGCAGCTCTGGCCTGAATGCAATGCTCTGTCCTACAAGCTACTGCTCAAAAA TCCTGATGAATGGCAGTTCTATCTCTCCTACTTTGACTCTCTTTTCCATCTCATGGACAAGTCCTGGAGCCCACCTAATGAGGAAGAGCA CTGTGTGGAGGGTCCAGTGCACACCACTGTGGCGGAGGCAGTGAAGTTTGTGGTGgacaggatggaggaggaggacaagaagGATTCTCGTCCTCTCAGAGGTCCCTACATGGCCTGCCTGGAACTCAtacacagactgagacagaggggctgtCCTGATGAGGAAGagctag GAGATCCGTTGGAGTTGATGCTTCAGTTCTTTGGGAAGTTTGGAGACAAACCCTGCTGTATTACAGACCTGAAGATATATTTACACCTACTTCCCCCTgagcaacacacacag TTTGAAAACCGTCTGGGGGAGTTGGTTCCGTTGGGGGAGGTGGGTGAGGATGGCTTTGGGTTTCCGGGGGATACGAAGGCGTTGCagagacacctgtgtgtgtgtcagctgagCCGGGTGCTGGGACTGCAACACACTCTGGACACAGAGGGCAAACTATGCCTCATCACAGAACTCAAAGCCCACTACCACTATGGACTACAGTTTG gGAAGTCGTGTCTGAAGACAGAGCTCCAGTTCTCTGATACGTACTGTCTCATGGTCGCTCACGTCTACATCGACCTCTGGACAGAAACTG GCGACGAGAACATGCTGTGGCAGTGTCTAGGAGTATTAGAGGAGGGTTTGTCCTACAGTCCCTCCAACGCTCAGTTcaaactactgctgctgcttcttTTCTGTCGCCTCGGAGCCTTCCAGCCCGTAGTGGACCTCTACTCCAGTCTGGATGCCAAGCACGTACAGCACGACACCATAGG gtATCTGTTAACTCGTTATGCAGGGTCATTGGGGCAGTTTGCTGCAGCCTCCCAGTCCTATAACTTCTCCCTCAGGTTTTTCCACTCCAACCAGAAAGAT ACCTCAGAGTACATAATCCAGGCCTATAAGTATGGAGCGTTTGAGAAAATCCCAGAATTCATAGCATTTAGAACCCGGCTCAACCAATCTCTGCACTTCGCTCAGGTCCGCACCGAGAGGATGTTACTGGACTTGTACACCGAGGCTGAcat CACATCAAGTCTGGAGGAGAGTGTGAAGGCGATGGGTCTGTGTCCTGAGGAGGATGACATTCCCTGGGACAACATGAGGGACAACAGAGACCTGACGGTCCTCTTCAGCTGGGACCCCAAGGACCG GGAGCTGACTGAGGAGCATCGTCGTCTGTCTCTAGAGGAGGAGTCGGTCTGGTTAAAGGTTCGCTCTCTCACGCTCCGCCTCCTCGCCTCATTGGCTCTGCTCGGACACGCCCCCTCAAAACGGAACTCTGATAAGACCAATGAGAATGGTGTATCGGCCAAAAGCTCCAccctccagactctcctctcccAGCTAGACCTGACACTACAGACCGCAGCCCAGatcacagagaaacagacacag TACCCGTTCCTGGGCCCTCCCTCCTCCCGCCTGGCCTCTGCTCTGTCTAGTGGCAGCTGTCACTGTCAGGCCTCTGCTCTGCAACTATCACTGACTCTTCAGGAACTAGAGACCACTGGACTGG ACGACTCGTCAGAACTCCAAACCCAGATCTGTAACTCCTTCAAATCATTAATAGTACAACTCCAAG agctGTTATCCAGATGTAAAGGAGATGTGTTGGAGATGAAAGACAGCAGATTGATGACCCAGCCCTCCCTGTTAGAAACACTGGTCTTCTTCGTCGAG actgtgtgtgtggtgctgtggGTGGCCAGTTACTCTGCCAGCGTCCTGCGACCGCTCAAGTCCAGcctacagaagaagaagaagaagaagacaaaggACAGCAGCACAGCCATG CCAGTGGTGCTGAGTGGCTTCCAGGAGTGGACTGGCAGCCTACAGGGCATTGTGACTCAGGCTCTGGATCACGTGAAGGGGCAGGAGGCCAGCCTGACAGCCCTCAAACTAGCAGCACTCACCTTGGGGGTgggacacgcacagacacag gaggAGTGTGGATTCACCAGAGCAGCCATGGACAAGGTTCAGACGAGTTATCTTGGCTCGCTGCAGGAGCTGGGAGATCTACTGAGGAAGAGAGCTGATTCGCTGAAGAGCCTCAAGTTCTGA
- the LOC112257484 gene encoding N-alpha-acetyltransferase 25, NatB auxiliary subunit isoform X2 yields MLRHILVTSNMAARGHVQDPNDRRLRPIYDYLDNGNNKMAIQQADKLLKKHKDLHCAKVLKAIGLQRTGKQDEAFSLAQEVATLEPTDDNSLQALTILYREMHRPELVTKLYEAAVKKVPLSEEYHSHLFMAYARVGEYKKMQQAGMALYKTVPKNPYYFWSVMSLVMQAISAQDEKLAQTMFLPLAERMVEKMVKEEKIEAEAEVQLYFMILERLGKYVEALDMVRGPLGEKLTSELQSRENKCMMMYQRLQLWPECNALSYKLLLKNPDEWQFYLSYFDSLFHLMDKSWSPPNEEEHCVEGPVHTTVAEAVKFVVDRMEEEDKKDSRPLRGPYMACLELIHRLRQRGCPDEEELGDPLELMLQFFGKFGDKPCCITDLKIYLHLLPPEQHTQFENRLGELVPLGEVGEDGFGFPGDTKALQRHLCVCQLSRVLGLQHTLDTEGKLCLITELKAHYHYGLQFGKSCLKTELQFSDTYCLMVAHVYIDLWTETGDENMLWQCLGVLEEGLSYSPSNAQFKLLLLLLFCRLGAFQPVVDLYSSLDAKHVQHDTIGYLLTRYAGSLGQFAAASQSYNFSLRFFHSNQKDTSEYIIQAYKYGAFEKIPEFIAFRTRLNQSLHFAQVRTERMLLDLYTEADITSSLEESVKAMGLCPEEDDIPWDNMRDNRDLTVLFSWDPKDRELTEEHRRLSLEEESVWLKVRSLTLRLLASLALLGHAPSKRNSDKTNENGVSAKSSTLQTLLSQLDLTLQTAAQITEKQTQYPFLGPPSSRLASALSSGSCHCQASALQLSLTLQELETTGLDDSSELQTQICNSFKSLIVQLQELLSRCKGDVLEMKDSRLMTQPSLLETLVFFVEPVVLSGFQEWTGSLQGIVTQALDHVKGQEASLTALKLAALTLGVGHAQTQEECGFTRAAMDKVQTSYLGSLQELGDLLRKRADSLKSLKF; encoded by the exons ATGCTCAGACATATACTGGTAacctccaacatggcggctagaGGCCATGTGCAAGACCCTAACGACCGGAGACTTAGACCCATTTACG ACTACCTGGACAATGGCAACAACAAGATGGCGATCCAGCAGGCTGACAAACTGCTGAAGAAACACAAGGACCTGCACTGTGCCAAG GTGTTGAAAGCCATCGGTCTGCAGCGAACAGGAAAGCAGGATGAAGCATTTAGCCTGGCCCAGGAGGTGGCGACACTCGAACCCACCGACGATAACTCATTACAGGCTCtcactatactgtacagagaGATGCACCgcc CTGAGTTGGTGACTAAGCTGTATGAAGCTGCGGTGAAGAAGGTTCCCCTCAGCGAGGAGTATCACTCTCACCTGTTCATGGCCTACGCCCGTGTTGGAGAGTACAAGAAGATGCAGCAG GCGGGGATGGCCTTGTATAAGACCGTTCCTAAGAACCCCTACTACTTCTGGTCTGTCATGAGTCTGGTCATGCAG gccaTTTCTGCGCAGGATGAGAAGTTGGCCCAGACCATGTTCCTGCCTCTGGCTGAACGCATGGTGGAGAAGATGGTGAAGGAGGAGAAGATCGAGGCTGAGGCTGAGGTTCAACTGTACTTTATGATCCTGGAGCGGCTGGGGAAGTATGTGGAGGCTCTGGACATGGTCCGCGGTCCACTGGGAG AGAAGTTGACCAGTGAGTTGCAGAGCAGGGAGAATAAGTGTATGATGATGTACCAACGACTGCAGCTCTGGCCTGAATGCAATGCTCTGTCCTACAAGCTACTGCTCAAAAA TCCTGATGAATGGCAGTTCTATCTCTCCTACTTTGACTCTCTTTTCCATCTCATGGACAAGTCCTGGAGCCCACCTAATGAGGAAGAGCA CTGTGTGGAGGGTCCAGTGCACACCACTGTGGCGGAGGCAGTGAAGTTTGTGGTGgacaggatggaggaggaggacaagaagGATTCTCGTCCTCTCAGAGGTCCCTACATGGCCTGCCTGGAACTCAtacacagactgagacagaggggctgtCCTGATGAGGAAGagctag GAGATCCGTTGGAGTTGATGCTTCAGTTCTTTGGGAAGTTTGGAGACAAACCCTGCTGTATTACAGACCTGAAGATATATTTACACCTACTTCCCCCTgagcaacacacacag TTTGAAAACCGTCTGGGGGAGTTGGTTCCGTTGGGGGAGGTGGGTGAGGATGGCTTTGGGTTTCCGGGGGATACGAAGGCGTTGCagagacacctgtgtgtgtgtcagctgagCCGGGTGCTGGGACTGCAACACACTCTGGACACAGAGGGCAAACTATGCCTCATCACAGAACTCAAAGCCCACTACCACTATGGACTACAGTTTG gGAAGTCGTGTCTGAAGACAGAGCTCCAGTTCTCTGATACGTACTGTCTCATGGTCGCTCACGTCTACATCGACCTCTGGACAGAAACTG GCGACGAGAACATGCTGTGGCAGTGTCTAGGAGTATTAGAGGAGGGTTTGTCCTACAGTCCCTCCAACGCTCAGTTcaaactactgctgctgcttcttTTCTGTCGCCTCGGAGCCTTCCAGCCCGTAGTGGACCTCTACTCCAGTCTGGATGCCAAGCACGTACAGCACGACACCATAGG gtATCTGTTAACTCGTTATGCAGGGTCATTGGGGCAGTTTGCTGCAGCCTCCCAGTCCTATAACTTCTCCCTCAGGTTTTTCCACTCCAACCAGAAAGAT ACCTCAGAGTACATAATCCAGGCCTATAAGTATGGAGCGTTTGAGAAAATCCCAGAATTCATAGCATTTAGAACCCGGCTCAACCAATCTCTGCACTTCGCTCAGGTCCGCACCGAGAGGATGTTACTGGACTTGTACACCGAGGCTGAcat CACATCAAGTCTGGAGGAGAGTGTGAAGGCGATGGGTCTGTGTCCTGAGGAGGATGACATTCCCTGGGACAACATGAGGGACAACAGAGACCTGACGGTCCTCTTCAGCTGGGACCCCAAGGACCG GGAGCTGACTGAGGAGCATCGTCGTCTGTCTCTAGAGGAGGAGTCGGTCTGGTTAAAGGTTCGCTCTCTCACGCTCCGCCTCCTCGCCTCATTGGCTCTGCTCGGACACGCCCCCTCAAAACGGAACTCTGATAAGACCAATGAGAATGGTGTATCGGCCAAAAGCTCCAccctccagactctcctctcccAGCTAGACCTGACACTACAGACCGCAGCCCAGatcacagagaaacagacacag TACCCGTTCCTGGGCCCTCCCTCCTCCCGCCTGGCCTCTGCTCTGTCTAGTGGCAGCTGTCACTGTCAGGCCTCTGCTCTGCAACTATCACTGACTCTTCAGGAACTAGAGACCACTGGACTGG ACGACTCGTCAGAACTCCAAACCCAGATCTGTAACTCCTTCAAATCATTAATAGTACAACTCCAAG agctGTTATCCAGATGTAAAGGAGATGTGTTGGAGATGAAAGACAGCAGATTGATGACCCAGCCCTCCCTGTTAGAAACACTGGTCTTCTTCGTCGAG CCAGTGGTGCTGAGTGGCTTCCAGGAGTGGACTGGCAGCCTACAGGGCATTGTGACTCAGGCTCTGGATCACGTGAAGGGGCAGGAGGCCAGCCTGACAGCCCTCAAACTAGCAGCACTCACCTTGGGGGTgggacacgcacagacacag gaggAGTGTGGATTCACCAGAGCAGCCATGGACAAGGTTCAGACGAGTTATCTTGGCTCGCTGCAGGAGCTGGGAGATCTACTGAGGAAGAGAGCTGATTCGCTGAAGAGCCTCAAGTTCTGA
- the LOC112257484 gene encoding N-alpha-acetyltransferase 25, NatB auxiliary subunit isoform X1, whose amino-acid sequence MLRHILVTSNMAARGHVQDPNDRRLRPIYDYLDNGNNKMAIQQADKLLKKHKDLHCAKVLKAIGLQRTGKQDEAFSLAQEVATLEPTDDNSLQALTILYREMHRPELVTKLYEAAVKKVPLSEEYHSHLFMAYARVGEYKKMQQAGMALYKTVPKNPYYFWSVMSLVMQAISAQDEKLAQTMFLPLAERMVEKMVKEEKIEAEAEVQLYFMILERLGKYVEALDMVRGPLGEKLTSELQSRENKCMMMYQRLQLWPECNALSYKLLLKNPDEWQFYLSYFDSLFHLMDKSWSPPNEEEHCVEGPVHTTVAEAVKFVVDRMEEEDKKDSRPLRGPYMACLELIHRLRQRGCPDEEELGDPLELMLQFFGKFGDKPCCITDLKIYLHLLPPEQHTQFENRLGELVPLGEVGEDGFGFPGDTKALQRHLCVCQLSRVLGLQHTLDTEGKLCLITELKAHYHYGLQFGKSCLKTELQFSDTYCLMVAHVYIDLWTETGDENMLWQCLGVLEEGLSYSPSNAQFKLLLLLLFCRLGAFQPVVDLYSSLDAKHVQHDTIGYLLTRYAGSLGQFAAASQSYNFSLRFFHSNQKDTSEYIIQAYKYGAFEKIPEFIAFRTRLNQSLHFAQVRTERMLLDLYTEADITSSLEESVKAMGLCPEEDDIPWDNMRDNRDLTVLFSWDPKDRELTEEHRRLSLEEESVWLKVRSLTLRLLASLALLGHAPSKRNSDKTNENGVSAKSSTLQTLLSQLDLTLQTAAQITEKQTQYPFLGPPSSRLASALSSGSCHCQASALQLSLTLQELETTGLDDSSELQTQICNSFKSLIVQLQELLSRCKGDVLEMKDSRLMTQPSLLETLVFFVETVCVVLWVASYSASVLRPLKSSLQKKKKKKTKDSSTAMPVVLSGFQEWTGSLQGIVTQALDHVKGQEASLTALKLAALTLGVGHAQTQEECGFTRAAMDKVQTSYLGSLQELGDLLRKRADSLKSLKF is encoded by the exons ATGCTCAGACATATACTGGTAacctccaacatggcggctagaGGCCATGTGCAAGACCCTAACGACCGGAGACTTAGACCCATTTACG ACTACCTGGACAATGGCAACAACAAGATGGCGATCCAGCAGGCTGACAAACTGCTGAAGAAACACAAGGACCTGCACTGTGCCAAG GTGTTGAAAGCCATCGGTCTGCAGCGAACAGGAAAGCAGGATGAAGCATTTAGCCTGGCCCAGGAGGTGGCGACACTCGAACCCACCGACGATAACTCATTACAGGCTCtcactatactgtacagagaGATGCACCgcc CTGAGTTGGTGACTAAGCTGTATGAAGCTGCGGTGAAGAAGGTTCCCCTCAGCGAGGAGTATCACTCTCACCTGTTCATGGCCTACGCCCGTGTTGGAGAGTACAAGAAGATGCAGCAG GCGGGGATGGCCTTGTATAAGACCGTTCCTAAGAACCCCTACTACTTCTGGTCTGTCATGAGTCTGGTCATGCAG gccaTTTCTGCGCAGGATGAGAAGTTGGCCCAGACCATGTTCCTGCCTCTGGCTGAACGCATGGTGGAGAAGATGGTGAAGGAGGAGAAGATCGAGGCTGAGGCTGAGGTTCAACTGTACTTTATGATCCTGGAGCGGCTGGGGAAGTATGTGGAGGCTCTGGACATGGTCCGCGGTCCACTGGGAG AGAAGTTGACCAGTGAGTTGCAGAGCAGGGAGAATAAGTGTATGATGATGTACCAACGACTGCAGCTCTGGCCTGAATGCAATGCTCTGTCCTACAAGCTACTGCTCAAAAA TCCTGATGAATGGCAGTTCTATCTCTCCTACTTTGACTCTCTTTTCCATCTCATGGACAAGTCCTGGAGCCCACCTAATGAGGAAGAGCA CTGTGTGGAGGGTCCAGTGCACACCACTGTGGCGGAGGCAGTGAAGTTTGTGGTGgacaggatggaggaggaggacaagaagGATTCTCGTCCTCTCAGAGGTCCCTACATGGCCTGCCTGGAACTCAtacacagactgagacagaggggctgtCCTGATGAGGAAGagctag GAGATCCGTTGGAGTTGATGCTTCAGTTCTTTGGGAAGTTTGGAGACAAACCCTGCTGTATTACAGACCTGAAGATATATTTACACCTACTTCCCCCTgagcaacacacacag TTTGAAAACCGTCTGGGGGAGTTGGTTCCGTTGGGGGAGGTGGGTGAGGATGGCTTTGGGTTTCCGGGGGATACGAAGGCGTTGCagagacacctgtgtgtgtgtcagctgagCCGGGTGCTGGGACTGCAACACACTCTGGACACAGAGGGCAAACTATGCCTCATCACAGAACTCAAAGCCCACTACCACTATGGACTACAGTTTG gGAAGTCGTGTCTGAAGACAGAGCTCCAGTTCTCTGATACGTACTGTCTCATGGTCGCTCACGTCTACATCGACCTCTGGACAGAAACTG GCGACGAGAACATGCTGTGGCAGTGTCTAGGAGTATTAGAGGAGGGTTTGTCCTACAGTCCCTCCAACGCTCAGTTcaaactactgctgctgcttcttTTCTGTCGCCTCGGAGCCTTCCAGCCCGTAGTGGACCTCTACTCCAGTCTGGATGCCAAGCACGTACAGCACGACACCATAGG gtATCTGTTAACTCGTTATGCAGGGTCATTGGGGCAGTTTGCTGCAGCCTCCCAGTCCTATAACTTCTCCCTCAGGTTTTTCCACTCCAACCAGAAAGAT ACCTCAGAGTACATAATCCAGGCCTATAAGTATGGAGCGTTTGAGAAAATCCCAGAATTCATAGCATTTAGAACCCGGCTCAACCAATCTCTGCACTTCGCTCAGGTCCGCACCGAGAGGATGTTACTGGACTTGTACACCGAGGCTGAcat CACATCAAGTCTGGAGGAGAGTGTGAAGGCGATGGGTCTGTGTCCTGAGGAGGATGACATTCCCTGGGACAACATGAGGGACAACAGAGACCTGACGGTCCTCTTCAGCTGGGACCCCAAGGACCG GGAGCTGACTGAGGAGCATCGTCGTCTGTCTCTAGAGGAGGAGTCGGTCTGGTTAAAGGTTCGCTCTCTCACGCTCCGCCTCCTCGCCTCATTGGCTCTGCTCGGACACGCCCCCTCAAAACGGAACTCTGATAAGACCAATGAGAATGGTGTATCGGCCAAAAGCTCCAccctccagactctcctctcccAGCTAGACCTGACACTACAGACCGCAGCCCAGatcacagagaaacagacacag TACCCGTTCCTGGGCCCTCCCTCCTCCCGCCTGGCCTCTGCTCTGTCTAGTGGCAGCTGTCACTGTCAGGCCTCTGCTCTGCAACTATCACTGACTCTTCAGGAACTAGAGACCACTGGACTGG ACGACTCGTCAGAACTCCAAACCCAGATCTGTAACTCCTTCAAATCATTAATAGTACAACTCCAAG agctGTTATCCAGATGTAAAGGAGATGTGTTGGAGATGAAAGACAGCAGATTGATGACCCAGCCCTCCCTGTTAGAAACACTGGTCTTCTTCGTCGAG actgtgtgtgtggtgctgtggGTGGCCAGTTACTCTGCCAGCGTCCTGCGACCGCTCAAGTCCAGcctacagaagaagaagaagaagaagacaaaggACAGCAGCACAGCCATG CCAGTGGTGCTGAGTGGCTTCCAGGAGTGGACTGGCAGCCTACAGGGCATTGTGACTCAGGCTCTGGATCACGTGAAGGGGCAGGAGGCCAGCCTGACAGCCCTCAAACTAGCAGCACTCACCTTGGGGGTgggacacgcacagacacag gaggAGTGTGGATTCACCAGAGCAGCCATGGACAAGGTTCAGACGAGTTATCTTGGCTCGCTGCAGGAGCTGGGAGATCTACTGAGGAAGAGAGCTGATTCGCTGAAGAGCCTCAAGTTCTGA